One Glandiceps talaboti chromosome 20, keGlaTala1.1, whole genome shotgun sequence genomic region harbors:
- the LOC144450527 gene encoding histamine N-methyltransferase-like, with the protein MVETIKTLFHYKDEYFQCFRTMKKYGYDHLGDQCKRDLIETFGNIDVGHVGELRVLAIGSWDGNVDEPIIDILSKRFQNIRYVVVEPDKDGVEKFKSLVESKSGVSQWMNVNFEFNIAKIENYLTNVKTMDGCLADMMHKIGQYYFDPAFPSGFVGATGIREVLQQQIPNLKMRSVYRETSLKANEMFKEESKDGNELLDFLTHIRNFRKCLPVAIQNEIFTFVREKCCFEQDGDVFYKADEEDIIIMKT; encoded by the exons ATGGTTGAAACGATCAAGACACTTTTTCACTACAAAGACGAATATTTCCAATGTTTCCGTACAATGAAGAAATATGGCTATGACCATCTTGGTGATCAATGTAAACGAGACTTGATTGAGACGTTTGGAAACATCGATGTAGGTCATGTTGGTGAACTACGTGTTCTAGCTATTGGATCGTGGGATG GAAATGTTGATGAGCCAATAATTGACATCCTGTCAAAAAGATTTCAGAACATAAGATATGTTGTCGTTGAACCTGATAAAGATGGTGTTGAGAAATTCAAAAGTCTCGTCGAATCAAAGTCTGGTGTTTCCCAATGGATGAATGTCAACTTTGAGTTCAATATTGCCAAGATTGAAAACTATCTGACAAATGTGAAGACCATGGATG GTTGTCTAGCAGATATGATGCATAAAATTGGACAATATTACTTCGATCCCGCCTTTCCATCGGGGTTCGTTGGCGCCACTGGCATCAGAGAAGTGCTTCAGCAACAAATTCCGAATTTAAAGATGAGAAGTGTTTATAGAGAAACGAGTTTGAAGGCGAATGAAATGTTTAAGGAAGAATCGAAAGATGGAAATGAACTTCTTGATTTTCTTACTCATATTCgtaattttagaaaatgtctTCCAGTGGCCATACAAAATGAAATCTTTACGTTCGTGAGGGAGAAATGCTGTTTTGAACAGGATGGAGATGTATTCTATAAAGCTGATGAGGaagacatcatcatcatgaaaacttaa